The Flavobacterium sp. 140616W15 sequence AGTATTTATGATGAAGATTTAGCTTCTCATTATGTAAATGCATGATTGTAATTGCTGCGAGAAATCTAGCAAAGATAAAACCTGTTGGTATAAAAGAAATGCAGATAAAAGATCCTTGAAATCATTAATTATATTCAGGCTAATATTTTTGTCCTCAAAAATTAAGGCTTCAGCTATAGCAGAGAAATTTGATATATCTAATACGTATTTAGGGAGTTATTTTAAGAATCTTGTGGGGAAACGATTCAGTCTTTTATCTCAAATTATAAAATTAGATTGATAGAACATCGATTAAGTTTTAGTGATATGAGGATCAATGAAATTGTAGATGAATTTGGTTTTTCTGACGAAAGTCATCTCAATAAATTTTTTAAGAAACACAGAAACATTAGTTTAACTGGTTATCGAAAGGCAAAAACTTTGATGAACTAATATGATTAAATTGTTTTTTTACACAATTTTGGCTACGCTA is a genomic window containing:
- a CDS encoding helix-turn-helix domain-containing protein, whose amino-acid sequence is MIEHRLSFSDMRINEIVDEFGFSDESHLNKFFKKHRNISLTGYRKAKTLMN